GGCGATTCCGTCTGCCGTCCGTGTTGATGCTGGGCCTCGGGTTCGTCCTCGTGGTCGCAGCCGGCACGGTCACCCTGTACCTGCGCCAGCGCGTGGGGTTCAGTTTCGCGCCGCTGCTGTTCCTCGGCGCGGCGCTGCCGCCGCTGGCCGCGCTGAGCGTCGCGGCGGAAGGTGTTGGCCAGCCGGCATCGGCGCGCCGTGTGCTAGTCGCCATGGTGGCCGGAGGCACCGCATCGGTGATCGCCGCGGTCATGTTGGAGATGCTCCTGCCCGGGATTATCGCCCTCTTCGTGAAACCCGTGGCCGACATGATACGGGAGGTCATCGCGCTCATCGACCAGGGGAGGTTCAGCGACCTCTTCAGGTCGCCGGCCGCCATCTTCGCGTTGGTCCAGCTCGCCGTCGTCGCACCCATCGCGGAAGAGGCGGTGAAGCCGATCGGCGTGATGGTCCTGGGGCGCCGCATCCAGTGCGCCCGCGACGCGCTACTGATCGGCATGGGGTGTGGGGCAGGGTTCGCCATCGTCGAAAACATCATGTACGAGGGCGGAGGGATCTCCATCTGGGCGGGCATCACATTTGTTCGCGCGATCGGCGGGGCGCTGCACCCCATTGGCGCGGGACTCGTCTCGCTCGGGTGGTTTGGGGTCTTTCAGCGCCAACCCGGGAGGTGGCGCAATCTTGCCCGCAACTACTTGGCGGCTGTCGGTCTTCACGCGATCTGGAACGGCGCCTGCGGGATCTTCTATCTCCTGGAGTCGGCGCATAGAGACGTCCTCGGACCGGTCGACCTGCAGGGGTGGGTCATTGACATCGGCCTGCTCGCCCTCTTCCTGGTTGAGGGCGCGTTCATGTTCTGGGCGGTGCGGCGCATCGCGCAGGCGCTCGCAGCCGATGCGGTCCCTCAGCCGGCCCTCCCGCCGGCCCGCCTGTTAGGTCTCTGGGCCGTCGCCTGCATGGGCGTGCTGCTGCCCATCGCCGCAGCCGCCAGCCGCGCGGTCGTGCGCTACCTGGAGTCCGGCCCGTCACCGTAGGCTCGTGGTCGCAAGGGTCTCTGGAACGACCCCGGCAGCGGTGATGCGCTGTGGGGGTTCCTTGCCGCGGCCAGTGGCGTCCGTGCGTCGGCAGGTGCCGGGGTGCGGCGATGCGGGAACGCAGGGTTCCTTCAGCGACAGCGGGATGGTCGTGATCCGGTACGCGCCCATTACGCGCATAGTCTGGAGCCGGATTTTCCCACATCGTTGCCCGGCGCGACCCAGAAGGACGTCGACGACTTCCACCGGTTCCACGGAGTCGATGACCCCATGCCCGTTCGTTATGTCAGGTTCCTTTCGCAACTCGCTCCCAGGTGCCGCATCCAGGCGTCCGAGCCTCGATAGGGTTGTCACCTGATGGACTCGCGGCCTGGACAACGCGTACGTTTGGATCGAGATGCAGGAATTGGAATATCCTCGGGGTCGGGCCGGACGGATGCTGCCGCGCTTCATAAGGGAGGCAGGTGTGCTGCGAGCGCTAGCCCATCCTGTGCGGCTGGCGATCCTGGCGCACCTGCGTCGCAGGCCGGCCTGCGTCTGCCACCTCACCAGGGCCTTGGGCCGGCCCCAGGCGTACGTCTCGCAGCAGCTCGCGGTCCTGCGCGGCAGCGGGCTGATCGAAGGGCAGAGGGAGGGGGCGTACGTCTACTACGGACTGCGCGACCGCGGCGTGCTGGCGCTCGTGGATCTTGTCGGCGGGCTCCTCGGGCGCGCGGTTGTCGGCGCCTTGCCCCCGGGCGGGCGGGTCGAGGGATGCGAGTGCCCCCGCTGCCGCAAGGACGCCGTGACCACGGTGGGATCCCGCGGATGATCGGCGATCTGTTGATCGCGGGCCTCCGCGCGCTCTGGGAGTACATCGCCCTGCACGTGCTGACCTGCCTGATTCCGGCGTTTCTGCTGGCCGGCGCGATCGTGGCCTTCGTCTCGAAAGAGGCGGTAATGGCGCGCCTGGGGAGCGCCGTCTCCAAGACGGCCAGCTTCACGACCGCCGCCGGCGCCAGCTTCTTACTCGCCGCCTGCTCGTGCACCGTCATTCCGGTCTCCAGCGGGCTCTACTACGGCGGCGCCGGGATCGGCGCGGCCTTCATCCTGCTGTGGGTGGCCCCGGCATCGAACCTGCTCTCCCTGGTCTACACCGGGAGCATCCTGGGCGCCCAGATGGTCTGGGTGCGCGTCCTGGCGGCGCTGGCAATGGCCTTCATCGTCGGGTGGGTGATGACGCTGGCCTTCCGGCGGGAGGAGGCAGGGCGGATGAGCACTGCATCCGGTGGCTCCGGGACCCGGATCCTGGGCCAAGACGACCTCACGCTTCTGGGGCTGCTCGTCGCCTCGCTGCTGGCTCCCAACTATCTGGTTCGGGGCGGCCCCTACGTCCAGAAGTTGCTGGTATGGGCGGCGGCGACCGCGCTGGTGGCCGCCTATGCCAGGCGGCGAAAGACCGGCGAGGAGATCCGGCGCTGGTTAGGCGAGACGTGGTGGTTCGCCCGCATGATCTTCCCCTTGCTGTTGCTGGGCGTCTTCATTGTTGGCATGGTTGGTGCGTCGATCCCTCGGGCGTGGATCGAGTCGTACCTTGGAGGGTCTGGGCTCCTGGCGTCGTTTCTGGCCACGCTGCTCGGGAGCGTCAGTTACTTCGCCACGATGACCGAGGCGCCGTTCGTGCACACGCTGCTCGGGCTGGGCATGGGCAAGGGGCCTGCCCTGGCCCTGCTGCTGACCGGGCCCGGGCTCAGCCTGCCCAACTGGCTGGCGATCGGCCGCGTCTTCGGCGCGCGGAAGGCCGCCGTCTATGTAGGCACGATCATCGTTCTGGGCACCATCGGAGGCTGGTTCGCCGGGACGTTCGTATTCAAGTGAAGGGGGCGATAGCGTGATCACCATCGAGATCTTCGGCCCGGGGTGCCAGAAGTGCAGGGCCACCGAGGCCGCGGTGCACAAGGCGGTGCAGATGCTGGGACTGCAGGCTGCGATAACGCATGTGCGTGACCCAAAGGAGATGGCTGCTCAGCGCGTGATGTTCACGCCGGCGGTACGGATAAACGGCGAGCTGAAGTGCGCCGGGCGCGTGCCCGAGGTGGCCGAGATCACAACCTGGCTCACAACGGCTGCTGCTGATGGGCCTGTTTGAGCGCTACCTGAGCCTGTGGGTGGCCGCCTGCATGGCGGTCGGCGTGCTGATCGGGAAGGCGCTGCCGGGTCTGACCGACCTGATGCGGCGCCTGGAGTTCGGGCAGGGCAGCCAGATCAACGTGCCCATCGCCGTGCTCATCTGGCTGATGATAACCCCCATGATGATGAAGGTCGACCTTGCCTCCATTCGGAATGTGGGGAAGCGCCCCCGCGGGCTGTTCGTGACGCTGTTCGTCAACTGGCTGGTCAAGCCGTTCTCGATGGCCCTGATCGCCTGGTTCTTCTTCCGCCATGCCTTCGCGGCGTGGATCGCGCCGGGCGAGGCCGACCAGTACATCGCCGGCGCGATCATCCTGGCCGCGGCCCCTTGCACCGCTATGGTCTTCGTGTGGAGCTACCTCACCGACGGCGATCCGGCCTACACCCTCATGCAGGTGTCGGTGAACGACCTGATCATGCTCTTCCTGTTTGCCCCAATCGTGCGCTTCCTCGTCAGCGGCGCCGCCTCGCTCGAGATCCCTTTTCGCGTGCTGCTCTACTCGGTCGCCGTCTTCATCGTGGTGCCCCTGACCATTGGGGTCGTCTTGAGGGGCTGGTTCGTCAGGCGCAGGGGTCTCGCGTGGTTCGTCGGCGCCCTGCTTCCGCGCTTCGCGCCGGTAAGCATGGGAGCGCTGCTGGCTACGCTCGTGCTCATCTTTGCCTTCCAGGCTGACAACATCACCGGCAGGAGCCTGCACGTGCTCCTGATCGCGGTGCCGATACTCATCCAGGTCTACTTCAACTCGTCGCTCGCCTACCTGCTGATGCGGCTGTTCCGGGTCAGGCACGCAGTCGCCGCCCCAGGCGCGCTGATAGGGGCCAGCAACTTCTTCGAGCTCGCGGTCGCCACCGCCATCGCCCTGTTCGGTCCCGGGTCCGGCGCCGCGCTGGCTACCGTGGTGGGGGTTCTGATCGAGGTGCCGGTGATGCTCTCGGTGTGCTCGGTCTGCAACCGCACCCGACACTGGTTCCCCGCGGCCGAGGGGGCCGGTTAGGAGAAGGCTTGGATCCAGCGAGGAATGCCGTGCAGCAAGTCCCGGCGTGGCGCGTGTTCACAGCCTTCGTCCGCCTGGGTGCGACCGCCTTCGGCGGTCCGGCGATCGTGGCGCACCTGAAGGCCGAGCTGGTAGGCAGGCGGCGCTGGTTGACCGAAGCGGACTTCGCAGACGGCCTGGCGCTCTGCCAGATCATCCCAGGCGCCACCATGGTGATGCTCTCAACCTACGCCGGATACCGTGTCGCAAGGATTCCTGGGGCCGCAGCCGCAGCGATTGGGTTCGTGCTGCCTGCCTTCGTGGTGATGCTTGTCCTCTCGGCGCTGTACGCGCACTCCGGCGCACTGCCGGCGGTCCGCGCCGTCTTCCGCGGGCTGGGTGCCCTGGTCGTGGTCGTCGTTCTCAATGCCGCGATCAATCTCGGCCGGTCCGCGCTGTGCGATTGGCAGGGGGTGGTACTGGCCTGCCTGGCCCTGGTGGCGCTCGTCCTAGGAGTGGGATTCCCGGTCGTCGCCGCCGGCGCTGCAGTGCTGGCTTTGGGGCTGTACCGGACCCAGGCCGTGCCCGGAAGGAGGCCTCCCGGTCCCTCATGAGGCCCCGAGGGTGGGCGATCGCCTTCATGCTGGGGATGGCTCTTGTACTGGGCCCCCGGATCTGGAACCCCGTGCTGGGGCATCTGAATCTGGTGCTCATGAAGCTGGGGATAATGGCCTTCGGCGGAGGGTTCACCCTGATACCGCTGATCCAGCAGGAAGTGGTCAGCCGCTTGGGATGGCTGACCACGCGCGAGTTCATTGACGGCGTCGCCCTGGGGCAGGTGACGCCAGGACCCATCCTGATCACCGCTACGTTCATAGGCTACAAGATCGGCGGGCTGGCCGGGGCCGCGACCTCCACGATCGCGGTCTTCCTGCCGTCGTTCCTGGTGCTCGTGGGAGTCGTCCCGCACTTCGACGAACTGAGACGCCTCCAGGCGGTGCAGACGATGATCCGGGGCGTGCTGGCCGCCTTCATAGGGCTTCTGCTCTTCATCCTGCATCAGTTCGGGCAGGCGGCGTTGACGGACTGGAGGACCTGGGCGGTGGCGATCGTTGTGTTCGCCGGCCTGCGCGGGGGCGTGGGCCTCCTTACGCTCGTCGGGCTGACCGCGGTGGTGTCGCTGCTCGCGCTCTGAGGCGGCGCCGTGGCGTCGGGCCGGTCTTGTAGGAATGCAACGAAGCGGGTCGAAGCCATCACACAAGCTGGCCGGTGACCAGCCGGGCAGATTTGCGCATGAGGTAGGTGTACCGTGACGGAATCAGCGCGCAAGATAGATGCGTTCCTGTCGGAGCGCCTGGATGAGTACATAGCCGAGACGGCACGGCTCTGCGCGGCGCCCAGCATCTCGGCGCAGGCGATAGGTCTCCCCGAGTGCGCGGGCCTCGTGGCGGATCTGCTCAAGCGCAAGGGATTCGAGGTTCGGCGCATTCCCACCGAGGGCGCCCCTGTGGTGGTGGGCCGGCTCGAAGGACGCTCGGCTCGCACGCTGCTCTTCTACAACCACTACGACGTGCAGCCCCCGGAGCCGCTCGAGTTGTGGACCACGCCGCCGTTTGAACCCGCACTGCGCGATGGCGCGCTCTACGCCCGGGGCGCCAAGGACGACAAGGGCGAGTTCGTGGCGCGCCTGGCCGCGGTGGACGCGGTGCGCGCGGCGCACGGCGGGACCCCGCCCTGCGGCGTGCTGTTCGTGGTGGAGGGACAAGAGGAGATAGGGAGCCCGCACATCGCGCGGTTCGTTCAGGACCACAAGGATCTGCTCTCGTGCCATGGCGCGGTCTGGGAGGAAGGCGGGACCGACGCCGACGGGCGGCCGCAGGTGTCGCTGGGCCGGCGCGGGGTCCTGGAGGTCGAGCTCGGGGTGGAGACCATGCGGGTGGATGCTCACTCCGGGGCGGCTGATATGCTGCCCAATGCGGCCTGGCGGCTCCTGCGCGCGCTCGCGAGCCTCAAGGGGCCTGATGAGCGCATCCGCATACCCGGTTTCTACGATGCGGTCCTGCCGCCGTCTGCGAAAGACATCGAGATGCTCGACGCCCTGCCCGATTACGAGCCACACCTGCGCGCCACCTACGGCGTCAGCGAGTTCGTACTGGGACGGCGGGGCCGGGACCTGAACCGCGCGGTGTTCGAGCCGACCTGCAACATCCAGGGCCTGACCGCGGGGTACCAGGGCGCGGGCGCCAAGACGGTCATACCCGCGCGCGCTGCTGCGAAGCTCGATTTCAGGCTGTTGCCCGACCAGGATCCGGACGAGGTGTTCACGCTCCTGAAGAAGCACCTCTCGCACGAGGGATTCGGCGATGTAGAGGTGACATGGATCGGCGCGATGTGGCCGTCCCGGGTCTCGGTGGACGATCCGCTCGTCGGGCTCACCGCGCGCACCGGCGAAGAGGTCTACGGGAAGCCCAGCCTGCTCCTGCCCCTGGGTGGAGGGAGCAGCCCCTTCTACGCCTTTGCCCGTCCTCTGGGCATCCCTGTGGTCACCGCTGGCGTGGGTTACGGGCGCAATCGCACGCACGCGCCCGACGAGCACGTGCGCCTGGGCGACTTCCTGAACGCATCCCAGCACATCGCACGGATACTGGAGGGGTTTGGCGATCTGTAGTTCACAAGGCCGCGGTTCGCAGGGAGGGATGCTTGATGGAGGCGAGGCGGCTGAGTCACTCGGTGGAAACGGAGGTGGGGGAATGATCGCCCTGCCGACGATCGGCTTCATCGGGCTAGGCCTCATGGGGATGCCCATGGCTCGCAACCTCCTGCGAAAAGGGTTCCCTGTTACCGTGGTGCGCCACCGCGATCCAGCTGCACCGGCGACGCTCGCCGCGCTGGGCGCCGGGATCGTGGCCTCGCCCGCCGAACTGCGCGATCACGCCCAGATTGTGATCCTGATGCTGCCGACCTCGCGCGAGGTGGAGGAAGTGATCCTCGGCGACGGCGGGCTGGCAGACATCCTGCGTCCGGGCCAGGTGGTCGTGGACATGGGGACGAGCGACCCGGCATCCACGCGCCGCATCGCCGCGGCGCTTGCCACCCGTGACATAGCGTTCATTGACGCGCCGGTCACCGGCGGGGTGGGGGGCGCGGAGGCCGGAACCCTGACCATCATGGCCGGCGGGCCGTTCGCGGTTGTTGAACGGATTCGGCCCGCGCTGGCGGCCATGGGAGGCGTCGTGGCGTACGTCGGCGAGGCCGGCTCCGGCCATGTGGTCAAGCTGTTGAACAACATGATATCGATCTCAACGACCGCGTTGATTGCCGAGGCGCTGACGCTCGCCGAGCGCTCGGGCGTCGCGCGGTCGGTGGTTCTCGAGGTCCTCGAGCATGGATCCGCCAACAGCATCACTCTCCGGGGCGTGGCTGCTCGGCTTCGGGAGGAGCGCTTCAGTCCAGGCTTCAAGCTGGCGCTGGCCCGCAAGGACCTGCGCCTGGCCGAGGCATTGGCCGAGGCCTTAGGCGTGCGTCTGGAAGTTGCGACCGCGGCCCGCGCCGCCTACGATCGCGCCTGCGACGCGGGGATGGGGGATCTTGACGTCGCGGCGATCGCTGTGGCCAAGCCCGTCGGGGCGGCCTAGAGGCAGGTTAGCTCCAGAGCAGCCTGTGCAACGCGGAGTGGTCCAGGTCGCCACCGCCCTCATCAACCAGGGTCTGGAAGCGCGCGGCCGCGCACTCCAGGTGGGGCAGCCGCGCGCCCACGGACGCGGCCAGGTCCAGGGCCAGCCGCAGGTCCTTGAGATGCGTCCGGGCCTTGCCGCCTGGCGTGTAGGCCCGGTTGACCATCCGCGTGCCGTGAACCTGCAACACCCTTGAGTCCGCGAACCCACCGCGCAGCGCCTGCTGCACGGCGCAGGGATCGAGGCCGCACTTCTCGGCCAGCGTCAGTGCTTCTGCCACGGCCTCGATGGCCAGTCCGACGATGATCTGGTTGATGACCTTGGTCGTGTGACCGGCGCCGGGCGGGCCCACGTGCACGATGTTGCCGCCGAGCGCCTCGAGCACGGGCCGGGCGCGGGCCACATCCTCCACCGATCCTCCGGCCATGATGGCCAGTGAGCCGTCGGCGGCACCCTCCGGACCGCCTGATACCGGAGCATCCACCCAGCCGACGCCTCGCGCTGCCAGCCGCGCGGCGTGGACCCTGGACGGTGCCGGGTCGGAAGAGCCCATGTCGAGGACGAGATGTGGAGGGCGCAGGTGGGGCTCGAGCCGTTCGAGCACGGCGTTGGTCGCGCTCGAGTCCTCCAGCATGAAGAGCGAGATGTCCGCGGCTGCCGCGTCTCGAAGCTCCTGGCAGAGAGGTATGCCAGCGACCAGGTCCTCGGGAAGGCGCGACCGATTCCAGCCGCGCACATCGAACCCCTTCGCGATCAGCCGCCGGGCCATCGGCCGGCCCATTAGGCCCAGGCCCAGGATCGAGATGGTGGGAAGCATGGCGCATCAACTCCTTGTGCGATCCTCGACCACTGTAGCGCCTCAGGCGCCGCAGCGCCACAGTGCCGGGCGGAGGAAGAGAACTCATCGCACCGGAATCCATGACGCATGGAACTCCTAGGCGCGGTGCCCGCGCTCGTGGCGTTCGGCGCCGCCCTCATCGAAGCCCGGCGCCACCGGCGGCATCTCGAGAGCATTCCCCACCGCATTCACGTCAACGGCACGCGCGGCAAGTCAAGCGTCGTGCGCCTTGTCGTTGCGGGCCTGCGGGCCGGCGGGCTCTGCGTCGTCGGCAAGACCACGGGTTCAGCGGCCCGCGTCCTGCTGCCCGACGGTGGCGAGGTTGACCTCCGCGGAGGCCGGCGTCCTTCGCTGCGCGAGTACCATCGCGTGGCCGCGCTTGCGGCAAGCGCCGGCGCCGACGCGCTGGTTGTGGAGTGCATGGCGGTGCGCCCTGAACTGCAGCGGGTTGCCGAGCGCCGGTTGATGCGCTCGACGATAGGCGTGCTCACCGGCGCCGGGCTTGACCACCTCGGCGTGATGGGCGACTCGCTGGGCGAGATCATGGAGGCGCTTGCGTACACGATTCCTGCCGGTGGAGCGCTGGTCGTCCCGGGCTCTCCAGTGCCCCAGGCATGGGCAGATCAGGCGGAGCAGCGCGGAACCCGCGTGCTGCCGGCGCAGCTGGAATCCGACCTTGCGCTGCCGTGCGGCTATCTCGAGTGGCCCGAGAACCTTGCAATCGCCCTCGAGGTCTGCCAGGAGGTGGGCGTTGACCGCGCAACTGCCCTGGCAGGCATGGTCCAGGTGAGGCCCGACCCTGGGGCGCTGCGCATCTGGCACCTGCGCCCCCCCGACGATACGGACGGCCGCCGCAATTCAGACCTCTGGCTGGTCGGTGCATTCGGCGCCAACGATCCGGACTCGACCGGACAGCTGGTCGCCCGCGTGCGCCGGCTGTTCGACCTGGCCGGCGCGCCCACGGCAGGCATCCTGAACACCAGGGCCGACCGGGGCGAGCGGACGCTGCAGTGGTGCCGGGCGCTGCTCTCGGATGAGTTCCACGTTGACCGCTTGGTCATCACGGGTCCGCACGCCAGGGCGGCCGCGCGGCTGCTTGCGCAACGCGGATGGAACCGCGGGCGCGTGAGTGCGTGCGCCGACGCCTCCCCCGCAGATGTCACACGGGCAGCGGCAGAGTGCACAACCGACGCTCTTCTGGTAGTGGGCATGGGCAATGTCGCCGGTGCTGGAGCGGCGCTGCTCGCCCACTGGGCCGAGATAGGCGAGAGCGTTACAGGTGACTGAGGGGTCACGGGTGACTGAGGGCATCGCAGAGCGTGGGGGCATGAATGTGAGGGGATGACAGATGGCTGAGGCGTTGGGCACCGGTCTGGTTGTGTCGTTGCTCCTGTCCGAGTTCGTGGGGCTCTCGGCCGGTGGGCTGATAACGCCCGCATACCTTGCCCTCCTGCTGGATCAGCCGTGGCGCCTGGTTGGAACGCTCGCCGCCGCAGTCGTAGCGTTCGGCGCCTACAAGGGCCTGTCCGGTCACCTGATCCTTTATGGCCGGAGGAGGTTCGTGGCCATGGTGCTGCTTGGCGTCGCCGCGAACTGGGTCATCCAGGCTGCCGCTCCTGCGGCGGCGGTGGCCCTGGCCGTGCCGGTAGGCACCATCGGCCACGTCCTGCCCGGGTTGATCGCCAACGACTTCGAGCGGCAGGGAATCCTGGCGACCGTGGCCATGCTGGCCGCGGCCACCGTGGCCGCGGCGCTGGCGATCCGCGCGCTGGGGCTGTAGGCGCGGACGGGACGTGAACGTGCGACGGCGCCGTTACCCTCCGGCTGTGCTGGCGCTCGTGCTCGGCCTGGCGCTGGCCGCGGGCTCCGCCGGCCGGATCACCTCCGCACCGCGCGCCTCCTCCGAGGCGATGCAGCGGGCCGCCATCCTGATGGCGCAGGGGACCGTCGCGGTGCGTCAGGCGAGGCTCGAGCAAGGCCTGGCCATCAACACGAGGGCCGATCCCAACCGGACAGGTCTGATCGGGCTTGAGTGGTCTTCCGTGACCACTACGCTCGGATCGCTGGCCTCCAAGCGCACCAGCACCAACCCCAACCTGGCTGCCGGCCTGGCACGCTGGCTGCACGAGGCAGGCGTGCGCGAAGGGAGCGCGGTCGCGATCGGCGCCTCGGGCTCGTTCCCCGGGCTTGCGCTCGGGACCCTGACCGCGGTGCACGCTCTGGGCGGTCGTGCGATCAGCATCACTTCGGTGGGAGCCTCTAGTTGGGGAGCCAACGAGCCCGAGTTCACCTGGCTGGATATGGAGGCGGAGCTGGAGCGCGCGGGCCTGGCCACGCGTTCGGTAGGTGCATCGGTGGGAGGTGAGGATGATGACGGCGCCGGCCTGGGGCAGGGCGCGCGCCGCCAACTACTCGCAGCCATCGCGCGCTCGGGGGTGCCACTTCTTCCCGGCGCGACGCTGGCCGGGCGGGTGGCCGCCCGCATGGCCGCCTACGACGCGGCGACCGGCGGCCAGATCGCCGCCTTCGTAAACATCGGAGGGGCCGCGGCCAACACCGGCACGTGCCTTGGCATGCTGGGCCAGCGCCCTGGCGTCTACCGTGTCCTGCCACCCTGCAGGGGCGAACCAGGAGTGATGTGGCGGATGAGCGCGCAGGGGGTTCCGGTCTTGCACCTGCTGCACGTGGAGGGCATCGCGGCGGCATTTGGACTGCCTGTTGACCCAGTGCCGCTGCCTGAGCCCGGGCACGGAGCGCCGTTTGAGCGGCCGTCACGCGGGGCGTCCGGAGTCCTGCTCCTGGTGTTCCTGGCAGGCCTGCTGGCACTCGTCCGGCAAGCCCGTGCCGGGGGGCGCTCATAGGGCAGGTGCCTGATAGCAGGCAGGACCGCGGCCCGCTACACTGGAACCGACCTAGGAGGTGATGGAGATGGTCTGTCGCAGGGTGCTGCCTGTTATGGCCAGGCTGCCGGTTGTGGCGGCGATGTTGGCCCCGGTAGTGACCCTGACCGTCGTGGTGATGCTGACCGTGACAGCGGCGGTGATCGGTGGGCCGGCGTTCACCTCTGATCCTCCGGTCCTGCTGACCTCAGGCGGGCAGAGCGCAGATCTGCAAATAGTGAAGATCCTGCTTGAGCGGCTGGGGCTGCCGAACACCACCACAAAGCATCTGGCCCGGGTCGAGGACATGCGCGATGTCAAGACCCTTGTGATTGCGGTCGGCGGAAGCACGAAG
This DNA window, taken from Armatimonadota bacterium, encodes the following:
- the pgsC gene encoding poly-gamma-glutamate biosynthesis protein PgsC; this encodes MAEALGTGLVVSLLLSEFVGLSAGGLITPAYLALLLDQPWRLVGTLAAAVVAFGAYKGLSGHLILYGRRRFVAMVLLGVAANWVIQAAAPAAAVALAVPVGTIGHVLPGLIANDFERQGILATVAMLAAATVAAALAIRALGL
- the pgsW gene encoding poly-gamma-glutamate system protein, yielding MNVRRRRYPPAVLALVLGLALAAGSAGRITSAPRASSEAMQRAAILMAQGTVAVRQARLEQGLAINTRADPNRTGLIGLEWSSVTTTLGSLASKRTSTNPNLAAGLARWLHEAGVREGSAVAIGASGSFPGLALGTLTAVHALGGRAISITSVGASSWGANEPEFTWLDMEAELERAGLATRSVGASVGGEDDDGAGLGQGARRQLLAAIARSGVPLLPGATLAGRVAARMAAYDAATGGQIAAFVNIGGAAANTGTCLGMLGQRPGVYRVLPPCRGEPGVMWRMSAQGVPVLHLLHVEGIAAAFGLPVDPVPLPEPGHGAPFERPSRGASGVLLLVFLAGLLALVRQARAGGRS